CGGGACATGTGCGCCAATCTCCCTTGCAGAGGCTGTCGCGCGGCTCGACGCACTCAACCCGGACTTCCGGGACGACGGGGATATTTCCGAAGCGGCCCGATGCCTGTCCGCACTCGATGCGAATCGCGCTTTCCTCGGCGATCTGATCGCCCGTGAGCTCAAGACAGGCCACAAGGAAGTGCCGGGCGAAAACGGTTACGGGCCTCAGGCTATCATGCTGTCCGGAGCCCGGACCGGCTACTTCCTGCGCGCGAACATCTGGCCATCGCCGGGCGAAAGCGCTTTCCGGTCGAGCGGGCCGGAAAGCTTCGTCTACGGACTGCCGCACGACCACAATTTCGATTTCCTGACCGTCGGTCATTTCGGGCCGGGTTATGGCAGCGACTATTACGAATACGATTACGATACGGTCGCGGGCATTTCGGGCGAGAATGCAGGCTTACGGTTAGCAGAACGCTCTATCCTCTCGCCGGGCCGGATGCTGCATTACCGGGCGCACCGGGACGTGCATGCGCAATTGCCGCCTACCAGCCTGTCCGTTTCGCTAAACATCGTTGCAGCCGACCCGGCGCGCAGCTGGTGCGACCAGTACCGCTTCGACGTCAGGGAAAACCGCGTCGCTGCAATCGTCAATTCCGGGGCGAGCGAAGCGCTGCTGCGATGCGGCATCGCCATGGGGCACGGCGAGACGCTGGATCTGGCAGGCCGGTTCGCACATCACCATCCGTGCGAGCGGCTGAGGCTGGCCGTTTTCGACGCTCGCAGCTGTATGGAAGTCGATGCGGACGCGGTGTGGCGCGAAGCGGAACTGTCGGGCAGCCGCCTCGTCGCAGGGGAGGCCCGGCTCAGGCGGCAACAGCTGGAGCGCTAGAAAATAGCCCCGCCGGCAAGCCTGTCGATCGCGGCTTGCAGGATGATGGCCGCCGCGTGGCTGTCGATCCTTTCTGCCCGACGGGCACGGCTGGTGCCCTGGTCGATCATGGCGCTATCGGCGCTCTGGGTCGACCAGCGCTCGTCCCACAAGAGGACGGGCAGGTCGAACGCCTCCACCATGTTTCGGGCATAGGCGCGGCTGGCCTGCGCCCGCGGCCCCTCGCTCCCGTCCATGTTGCGGGGCAGGCCAATGACGATGCCTGCGACCTCTCGCGGAGCCATGATGGTGCGCATCGCCTCGCGGTCGCGGCCGAACTTGCCACGCGGCAAGGTCTTGCCTGCCGTGGCGAACCGCCATCCGGCATCGCAGGTCGCGATCCCGATGGTTTTTGTACCGAGGTCGAGCGCCATCAACACGCCGCCATCGGGCAGCGCATCGCCGAATTCGGCAGCGTTCTCGGTAATCAGCGCGCTGCTTCCCATGCCCGTACCCGGCTCACCACGTTTCGCTGGAGGTTCCGCCAGAACAGCGGGATGTCGTAGACGTGATAATTGTTCCCCGGCAGCACCGCGTTGCCGATTTCCGGCGGGTCGCCGATCAGCAGCAGCCCGTTTTCATCGCATCGCGCCGGAACGCCGCCGGGAACGAGCGAAGCGGAGGAGAAATCCTCTTCCGGTATGAACGTACCCAGATTGGCAGAGGCAGGCGCGCTGCCATTTGCGCTGCCGGTGATCGGATTGACGCAGACGATCGGCCCGTCGCCCCTCGGCTGCCCGTCGAA
This is a stretch of genomic DNA from Erythrobacteraceae bacterium WH01K. It encodes these proteins:
- a CDS encoding transposase codes for the protein MPAVIEAGTCAPISLAEAVARLDALNPDFRDDGDISEAARCLSALDANRAFLGDLIARELKTGHKEVPGENGYGPQAIMLSGARTGYFLRANIWPSPGESAFRSSGPESFVYGLPHDHNFDFLTVGHFGPGYGSDYYEYDYDTVAGISGENAGLRLAERSILSPGRMLHYRAHRDVHAQLPPTSLSVSLNIVAADPARSWCDQYRFDVRENRVAAIVNSGASEALLRCGIAMGHGETLDLAGRFAHHHPCERLRLAVFDARSCMEVDADAVWREAELSGSRLVAGEARLRRQQLER
- the ruvX gene encoding Holliday junction resolvase RuvX, translating into MGSSALITENAAEFGDALPDGGVLMALDLGTKTIGIATCDAGWRFATAGKTLPRGKFGRDREAMRTIMAPREVAGIVIGLPRNMDGSEGPRAQASRAYARNMVEAFDLPVLLWDERWSTQSADSAMIDQGTSRARRAERIDSHAAAIILQAAIDRLAGGAIF